In Bacillus sp. SB49, a single window of DNA contains:
- a CDS encoding C40 family peptidase, whose translation MNQQKRIWIVSAPVATVWTSPESPRPIDEQGLERTFSVKKWLEELDDPAKHAMCDDNLVQSQLLYGERVLVDEVEGDWAKVIIPSQPSSKDARGYPGYVPCRQLTEVPEADWKGVDLVVVHTKATILYDEKKQPLFEISFLTELPFLYEEDSFIRVRLADGEGYVSREDARSKPKDIREGSGASIIKTAEAFKGLPYFWGGMSAFGYDCSGFAYNMHKAQGHVIPRDASDQAVHGIDIPLDRVEPGDLLFFAYEEGKGRIHHVGFYYGHGKMLHSPNIGKAIEIIDLQGSDYEKEWCIARRYGTEEGAS comes from the coding sequence ATGAATCAACAGAAGAGAATCTGGATCGTCTCGGCACCGGTCGCAACGGTATGGACATCACCGGAGTCCCCGCGACCGATCGACGAACAGGGATTAGAGCGCACGTTTTCTGTGAAGAAGTGGCTGGAGGAGTTGGATGACCCGGCGAAGCATGCCATGTGTGACGATAACCTCGTCCAATCCCAGCTGCTTTACGGTGAACGTGTCCTTGTCGATGAGGTGGAGGGTGACTGGGCGAAGGTCATCATTCCGAGTCAGCCCTCGAGCAAGGATGCGCGTGGATATCCAGGCTACGTGCCGTGCCGCCAATTGACAGAGGTGCCGGAAGCGGACTGGAAAGGCGTCGATCTGGTCGTCGTCCATACAAAAGCAACTATCCTTTACGACGAGAAAAAACAGCCGCTGTTTGAAATCAGCTTTTTGACCGAGCTTCCTTTCCTGTATGAGGAAGACTCGTTCATCCGGGTCCGACTGGCGGATGGGGAAGGCTATGTAAGCAGAGAAGATGCACGAAGCAAACCGAAGGATATCCGGGAGGGAAGCGGGGCGTCCATCATAAAGACGGCAGAGGCTTTTAAGGGTCTTCCGTATTTCTGGGGCGGAATGAGCGCGTTCGGTTATGACTGCTCCGGTTTCGCCTACAACATGCACAAAGCGCAGGGTCACGTTATTCCGCGTGATGCGTCCGACCAGGCCGTCCATGGCATAGACATCCCGTTGGATCGCGTCGAACCGGGGGATCTATTATTCTTTGCTTATGAAGAAGGAAAAGGCAGGATCCACCACGTCGGTTTCTATTACGGACATGGAAAGATGCTGCATTCCCCGAATATCGGCAAGGCGATTGAAATCATAGATTTGCAGGGTTCTGATTACGAGAAGGAATGGTGCATCGCAAGAAGGTATGGGACAGAAGAGGGGGCATCTTGA
- a CDS encoding ABC transporter ATP-binding protein, translating into MDREKVLEVKQLKKHFHLGKGRTLKAVDGVSFDIYKGETFGLVGESGCGKSTTGRTIMNLYDRTDGEVLYQGKSVHGRNPKEQFHLKRNMQMIFQDPYASLNPRSTVAEIIAEPMEIHGLFSTGRERTERVYELLEEVGLNRDHANRYPHEFSGGQRQRIGIARALALDPDIVIADEPISALDVSVQAQVVNLLERLQEEKGLTYLFIAHDLSMVQHISDRIGVMYLGHLVELTSSDRLYANPLHPYTKGLLSAIPIPDPDLEDAREQVLIEGEIPSPIDPPSGCVFRTRCPVAMDICAQKVPVWQEAEEGHHVACHLYDEEHKEAVQEQRSDRKASTLS; encoded by the coding sequence ATGGACAGAGAAAAAGTGTTGGAAGTTAAACAGTTGAAGAAGCACTTCCATTTAGGAAAAGGGCGGACGTTGAAAGCGGTGGACGGCGTCAGCTTCGATATATACAAAGGCGAAACGTTCGGTCTTGTCGGGGAATCCGGGTGTGGGAAATCGACGACAGGAAGGACGATTATGAATCTCTATGACCGTACGGATGGAGAAGTGCTCTATCAAGGGAAAAGCGTCCACGGTAGAAATCCGAAAGAACAATTCCACCTGAAACGGAACATGCAGATGATCTTTCAGGACCCATATGCTTCCTTGAATCCACGATCGACAGTTGCGGAGATCATAGCCGAACCGATGGAAATCCACGGTCTGTTTTCCACTGGGCGAGAACGGACGGAGCGGGTCTATGAGCTGTTGGAAGAGGTCGGACTGAACCGGGATCATGCCAACCGCTATCCGCACGAATTCAGCGGCGGCCAGCGTCAGAGGATTGGAATCGCACGGGCGCTTGCGCTGGATCCGGATATCGTCATCGCAGATGAACCGATATCGGCATTGGATGTGTCTGTTCAAGCCCAGGTCGTCAACCTGCTCGAAAGGCTGCAGGAAGAGAAGGGGCTTACCTATTTATTCATCGCCCACGACCTATCGATGGTCCAGCACATCTCGGACCGGATCGGTGTCATGTATCTTGGTCATCTAGTGGAGCTGACGAGCAGCGATCGTCTGTACGCGAACCCGCTGCACCCCTATACAAAAGGGCTCTTATCTGCGATTCCCATTCCCGATCCGGACCTTGAGGATGCCCGGGAGCAGGTGCTGATCGAGGGGGAAATCCCAAGTCCGATCGATCCACCGAGCGGCTGCGTCTTCCGGACCCGGTGTCCTGTCGCCATGGACATCTGCGCACAGAAGGTACCCGTGTGGCAGGAGGCCGAAGAAGGGCACCATGTCGCCTGTCATTTGTACGATGAGGAGCACAAGGAAGCCGTTCAGGAACAGAGATCGGACCGGAAAGCGTCGACGCTGTCATAG
- a CDS encoding serine hydrolase domain-containing protein, with translation MKKRTMSLVLVTAMGAAMMPGSTLEAVEGPSIEMEKKENPHASVHRPSFPASSWDHPLPSSPVLHPGSIRGAGMRSGPLKAIDPLIEQAIADQVMPGAVTFVARRGHIVQQEAYGYALRYKDDAFTEVKSPIKMTEHTIFDLASISKIFTTTAAMKLYEDGKFKLDDPVAKYLPGFAANGKEDVTIEQLMTHTSGFTPWIPLYQVDGDRDDRIQHVLQYPLENAPGSTYTYSDLNMITLGALIERLSGMRLDTFVKQEITGPLQMNDTMYNPPAQLKARIAATEYQPWTERGLVWGEVHDESAWSLDGVAGHAGVFSTASDLGKFAHMFLMEGKYGGTRILEPETVELLTENRIPQFPGDDHGLGWELQQGWFMDALSSPSTFGHTGYTGTSIVVNPANQTVAILLTNRVHPTRETVSTSPTRRAFARQVADAIPVASSTKKAERWFAGYGDKLARSMTAEVDLKKAATLSFDTWYRIENTYDNGRLERSTDGENWEELEVFTGESDDWVHKDFSLPKDTKFIRFTYETDTAVNNRGWYVEGAKINKKPLDFDTNEWEKR, from the coding sequence ATGAAAAAAAGAACGATGTCACTCGTCCTCGTCACTGCCATGGGCGCAGCTATGATGCCCGGCTCCACGCTTGAAGCGGTCGAAGGTCCGTCGATCGAGATGGAGAAAAAAGAAAACCCGCATGCCTCTGTCCACCGCCCGTCTTTCCCGGCATCTTCGTGGGACCATCCGCTTCCTTCCTCTCCCGTCCTGCATCCCGGTTCTATCCGCGGAGCAGGTATGAGAAGCGGACCGCTGAAAGCAATCGATCCGTTGATCGAGCAGGCGATAGCCGATCAGGTGATGCCGGGTGCTGTAACCTTCGTCGCCCGCCGGGGCCACATTGTTCAGCAGGAAGCCTACGGCTACGCTCTCCGGTATAAGGATGATGCCTTCACAGAAGTAAAAAGTCCGATCAAAATGACGGAGCATACCATTTTCGACCTCGCCTCCATCAGCAAAATCTTCACGACGACCGCCGCCATGAAGCTGTATGAAGACGGGAAGTTCAAATTGGACGACCCCGTCGCCAAGTATCTGCCGGGTTTCGCTGCCAACGGCAAAGAAGACGTGACGATTGAGCAGTTGATGACCCACACCTCCGGATTCACACCATGGATTCCCCTCTACCAAGTCGACGGAGACCGGGACGACCGGATCCAGCACGTGCTCCAATACCCGCTTGAAAATGCCCCGGGATCTACATACACGTACAGCGACCTCAACATGATCACGCTCGGCGCACTAATTGAACGTCTGTCCGGCATGCGTCTCGACACCTTCGTCAAACAGGAAATAACCGGACCGCTTCAAATGAACGACACGATGTACAATCCACCAGCACAGCTCAAGGCCCGCATAGCCGCAACGGAATACCAGCCGTGGACCGAGCGCGGACTCGTCTGGGGAGAAGTGCATGATGAGAGTGCCTGGTCCCTGGACGGTGTCGCCGGCCATGCAGGCGTCTTCTCGACTGCTTCCGACCTCGGCAAATTCGCTCATATGTTTTTGATGGAAGGAAAATACGGCGGCACCAGAATCCTTGAACCGGAAACGGTCGAGCTGCTCACGGAAAACCGGATCCCACAGTTTCCCGGCGATGACCACGGGCTCGGATGGGAGCTTCAGCAGGGCTGGTTCATGGATGCTCTCTCTTCCCCGTCTACGTTCGGTCACACCGGCTATACAGGAACGTCGATCGTCGTCAATCCGGCGAACCAGACCGTTGCGATCCTGTTGACGAACCGGGTGCACCCGACACGGGAAACGGTATCAACCTCCCCGACGAGACGTGCGTTCGCCAGACAGGTCGCTGATGCCATACCGGTAGCGTCTTCCACGAAGAAGGCCGAACGATGGTTTGCCGGTTATGGCGACAAGCTGGCCAGATCGATGACGGCAGAAGTCGATTTGAAGAAAGCTGCCACTCTTTCCTTCGATACGTGGTACCGCATCGAAAACACCTATGACAATGGCCGCCTGGAACGATCGACGGACGGCGAGAATTGGGAAGAGTTGGAGGTATTTACCGGGGAAAGCGATGATTGGGTTCATAAGGACTTCTCTCTGCCGAAAGACACCAAATTTATCCGCTTCACGTATGAAACAGATACCGCCGTCAACAACCGGGGCTGGTACGTAGAGGGAGCAAAAATCAACAAGAAGCCGCTCGATTTTGATACGAATGAATGGGAGAAACGATAG
- a CDS encoding aspartate aminotransferase family protein has product MSIQTKKSNKQLLDQQERRESNARSYPRRIPLAIREAEGIYITDVEGKRYIDCLAGAGTLALGHNHPVVIEAMEKVLRDRLPLHTLDITTEVKESFVDELFESLPDDFRERAKVQFCGPTGGDAIEAALKLAKTATGRQSILTFQGGYHGATHGTMSISGNLAPKRHVQGLMPDTHFLPYPYEYRCPFGKGGDEGQALSATYIEQLLDDPESGILPPAAMIFETVQGEGGAIPAPIEWLKEMRRITKERGIPLIIDEVQTGIGRTGRLFSFEHAGIVPDAFVLSKAIGGSLPLSVVVYDRELDAWEPGAHIGTFRGNQMAMAAGTATLQYVKEQRLSEHAEKMGTKLMKALKDMQRDFPAIGDVRGRGLMIGMEMVDPEGKASIQGSLPADAAVASRIQKECFDRGLILEVGGRHGAVVRFLPPLIITEAQIDDVVAILREATAAATAG; this is encoded by the coding sequence ATGAGTATCCAAACAAAAAAATCCAATAAACAATTATTAGATCAGCAGGAACGAAGAGAATCCAATGCGCGCTCTTATCCGCGCCGTATTCCATTAGCCATCCGGGAAGCGGAAGGCATCTACATAACCGACGTCGAAGGGAAGCGCTACATCGACTGTCTTGCCGGTGCCGGTACGCTAGCCCTCGGTCACAACCATCCTGTCGTCATCGAAGCGATGGAGAAGGTCCTTCGTGACCGCCTGCCGCTTCACACGCTTGATATTACGACAGAAGTAAAAGAAAGCTTCGTCGACGAACTGTTCGAAAGCCTCCCGGACGACTTCCGGGAGCGGGCGAAGGTACAGTTCTGCGGACCTACAGGAGGAGATGCCATCGAAGCAGCGCTGAAGCTTGCAAAGACGGCGACAGGAAGACAGAGCATCCTGACCTTCCAGGGCGGCTATCACGGAGCGACGCATGGAACGATGTCCATAAGCGGCAACCTTGCTCCGAAGCGGCATGTACAGGGATTGATGCCGGATACCCACTTCCTGCCGTATCCATACGAGTACCGCTGCCCGTTCGGTAAAGGCGGGGACGAGGGACAGGCGCTGAGCGCCACCTATATCGAACAGCTGCTGGACGATCCGGAGAGCGGCATTCTTCCCCCGGCAGCGATGATCTTCGAAACGGTCCAGGGCGAAGGGGGAGCTATCCCTGCTCCGATTGAATGGCTAAAGGAAATGCGCCGGATTACGAAGGAGCGGGGGATTCCATTGATCATCGACGAAGTCCAGACAGGGATCGGCCGCACAGGGCGACTGTTCTCCTTCGAGCATGCCGGCATCGTACCGGACGCCTTCGTTCTATCGAAAGCGATCGGCGGCAGCCTGCCGTTATCCGTCGTCGTGTACGACAGGGAGCTGGACGCATGGGAACCGGGCGCCCATATCGGGACGTTCCGAGGCAACCAGATGGCGATGGCCGCCGGAACAGCGACATTGCAATACGTGAAAGAGCAGCGTTTATCGGAACATGCGGAAAAGATGGGTACGAAGCTGATGAAAGCATTGAAAGACATGCAGCGTGATTTCCCGGCGATCGGCGACGTCCGCGGGAGAGGATTGATGATCGGAATGGAAATGGTCGACCCGGAAGGAAAAGCATCGATCCAGGGCAGCCTGCCGGCAGACGCGGCAGTCGCAAGCCGTATTCAAAAGGAATGCTTCGACCGCGGGTTAATCCTTGAAGTAGGTGGAAGGCACGGCGCCGTCGTCCGGTTCCTGCCGCCGCTGATCATTACCGAAGCACAAATCGATGACGTGGTGGCGATTCTCCGAGAAGCGACTGCTGCTGCGACGGCGGGGTGA
- a CDS encoding pyridoxal phosphate-dependent decarboxylase family protein, whose amino-acid sequence MTWWRFSEKRLLLRRRGETMTTACKQTNTAFDHLFLHGEAGLTAFRKQMELVTEAVLDVYEEVDQPFIGKSHQQVRSEIQAMDTDSVNGRALEDVWNELKDPVLKNSLHVSHPQSMAHLHCPPLVAGIAAEVMIGAWNQSMDSWDQSPAATYVEEMLVKYWADLVRFPEEADGVFTSGGTQSNYMGMLLARDAYCLKRFGHDVQKKGLPENFRKLRVLCSEEAHFSVRKSLAQLGLGEDAVIPVAVNEHHRMDPAALKDTLDEMEQTGLHPFAVAATCGTTDFGSIDPLEEIADICQERGIWFHVDAAYGGGLLFSRAHKGKLAGLERADSVTLDFHKWLYQPISCGLFLLKDGGHMRLLSHHADYLNPKADEEDGILNLVNKSVQTTRRFDALKVLVTLKTVGTELLGDMVDQTMATARFAADRLAGHPDFLVENAEPEMSAVVFQYKGSGDVDRGVLNRQIQQDLFTSGKPIIAKTVVRGETYLKCTILNPRTTEADVKAVIEAVLDAADKRTTGGDSH is encoded by the coding sequence ATGACGTGGTGGCGATTCTCCGAGAAGCGACTGCTGCTGCGACGGCGGGGTGAAACGATGACAACGGCATGCAAACAGACGAACACGGCGTTCGATCACCTTTTCCTCCACGGAGAAGCAGGACTTACCGCTTTTCGTAAGCAGATGGAGCTTGTTACAGAAGCGGTGCTGGACGTATATGAAGAGGTCGATCAGCCCTTTATTGGAAAGTCCCATCAGCAGGTCAGATCGGAGATACAAGCGATGGACACGGACTCTGTGAATGGCCGGGCGCTTGAGGACGTATGGAATGAACTTAAGGACCCTGTTTTGAAGAACAGCCTGCACGTCTCCCACCCACAGAGCATGGCCCATCTCCACTGCCCGCCGCTTGTCGCAGGTATAGCGGCAGAGGTGATGATCGGAGCATGGAATCAATCGATGGATTCGTGGGATCAAAGTCCGGCGGCAACGTATGTCGAAGAAATGCTCGTCAAGTACTGGGCGGATCTAGTCCGGTTTCCGGAAGAGGCGGACGGCGTGTTCACAAGCGGCGGGACCCAGTCCAACTATATGGGCATGCTGCTTGCAAGAGACGCATACTGCCTCAAACGGTTCGGACACGACGTCCAGAAAAAGGGGCTCCCGGAGAACTTCCGGAAGCTGCGTGTGCTCTGTTCTGAAGAAGCCCACTTCTCCGTCCGGAAAAGTCTTGCCCAGCTCGGTCTCGGAGAGGATGCCGTCATTCCGGTCGCCGTCAATGAGCATCACCGGATGGACCCGGCCGCTCTGAAGGATACGCTCGATGAAATGGAACAAACAGGACTCCATCCCTTTGCCGTCGCGGCCACGTGCGGGACGACGGATTTCGGCAGCATCGATCCGCTGGAGGAGATTGCGGATATATGCCAAGAGCGAGGCATCTGGTTTCACGTGGACGCTGCCTACGGCGGGGGGCTTCTCTTCAGCCGGGCACACAAAGGGAAGCTTGCGGGACTGGAGCGAGCGGATTCCGTCACGCTTGATTTTCATAAATGGCTGTATCAGCCGATCAGCTGCGGACTGTTCCTGCTGAAGGACGGCGGCCACATGAGGCTCTTGTCCCACCATGCCGACTATTTGAATCCGAAAGCGGACGAAGAGGACGGCATTTTGAATCTCGTCAACAAAAGCGTGCAGACGACGCGGCGCTTTGATGCGCTCAAAGTGCTCGTCACCCTGAAAACGGTCGGGACAGAGCTACTGGGCGACATGGTCGACCAGACGATGGCGACGGCGCGTTTTGCTGCCGATCGCTTAGCCGGCCATCCTGATTTTCTTGTGGAAAATGCCGAACCGGAAATGTCCGCCGTCGTTTTCCAGTACAAAGGGAGCGGAGACGTAGACCGCGGCGTTCTGAACCGGCAGATCCAGCAGGACCTCTTCACCTCAGGGAAGCCGATCATCGCCAAAACGGTGGTTCGGGGAGAAACGTATTTGAAATGCACGATTTTGAATCCGCGGACGACAGAAGCGGATGTGAAGGCAGTCATCGAGGCAGTTCTTGACGCTGCGGACAAACGGACGACAGGAGGAGATTCCCATTGA